In Aspergillus oryzae RIB40 DNA, chromosome 6, one genomic interval encodes:
- a CDS encoding uncharacterized protein (predicted transporter (major facilitator superfamily)), with protein sequence MWTTTCGFRGRKLRLAITITAVLGFSLFGYDQGLMSGIIAGTEFTKEFKPLYIPGDATEAYKSHVSVLQGAVTACYELGCFFGAIFTMMFGERIGRTPLLVAGGIIMAVGALISTVSFGPHWGLGQFVIGRVISGLGNGMDTATIPVWQSECSKAHNRGFLVCFEGAIIAVGTFVAYWIDFGLSYVDSSVQWRFPVAFQILFAVFVTAGALMLPESPRWFVMRGYDKEACEVLGALSDLPADSEEVLADFNLMKADLAATEDSKASWKTLFTFGKTQEFQRMMIGCSGQFFQQFTGCNAAIYYSTLLFENNLHLEKRLSLIMGGVFATVYALATIPSFFMIEKVGRRKLFLIGFAGQGLSFIITMGCLIKDTSENAKGAAVGIFLFIVFFAFTTLPLPWIYPPEINPLRTRTMAASASTCTNWICNFAVVMFTPVFSSASPWGIYLFFALVNFTAIPFAWFFYCETAGRALEEIDIIFAKAHVEGKWAYQIANTLPKLTPEQMSQMATELGLDVSTQPVAYGAEKAELALSSGESQEKQTAN encoded by the coding sequence ATGTGGACAACCACCTGTGGCTTTCGGGGCCGAAAGCTCCGTCtagccatcaccatcaccgccGTCCTCGGTTTCTCGCTCTTCGGTTACGATCAGGGTCTGATGTCCGGTATTATCGCCGGTACTGAGTTTACGAAAGAGTTCAAACCGCTATACATCCCCGGCGACGCCACAGAGGCGTACAAGTCGCATGTCTCGGTTCTCCAAGGTGCGGTCACAGCTTGCTATGAATtgggctgtttcttcggTGCCATTTTCACCATGATGTTCGGTGAGCGGATTGGTCGTACACCTTTGCTAGTGGCTGGTGGTATTATTATGGCTGTCGGTGCCTTGATCTCCACCGTTTCTTTCGGTCCTCACTGGGGTCTGGGCCAATTCGTTATTGGTCGTGTGATTTCAGGTCTTGGAAACGGTATGGATACTGCTACGATTCCAGTTTGGCAGTCGGAATGTTCTAAGGCCCATAACCGTGGTTTCCTTGTCTGTTTCGAAGGTGCCATTATCGCCGTTGGCACGTTTGTCGCCTACTGGATTGATTTCGGTCTCTCATATGTGGATTCCTCGGTTCAGTGGCGGTTCCCCGTGGCCTTCCAGATTCTCTTTGCCGTCTTCGTGACTGCCGGCGCTCTTATGCTGCCCGAGTCTCCTCGATGGTTTGTTATGCGGGGATATGATAAGGAAGCTTGCGAGGTGCTTGGTGCTCTTAGCGATCTTCCTGCCGATTCGGAGGAGGTGCTCGCCGATTTCAACCTGATGAAGGCTGACCTTGCTGCTACCGAGGATAGCAAGGCCAGTTGGAAAACACTCTTTACCTTTGGCAAGACCCAAGAGTTCCAGCGTATGATGATTGGTTGCTCTGGCCAGTTCTTCCAACAATTCACCGGATGCAACGCCGCTATCTACTACTCTACCCTGTTGTTCGAGAACAACCTGCACTTGGAGAAACGTCTCTCGTTGATTATGGGTGGTGTCTTTGCTACCGTCTACGCCCTTGCTACtattccttctttctttatgATTGAGAAGGTCGGTCGTCGCAAGCTGTTCTTGATTGGTTTTGCGGGTCAGGGTCTCAGTTTCATTATTACTATGGGCTGCCTGATTAAGGACACTTCGGAGAACGCTAAGGGTGCTGCCGTcggtatcttcctctttattgtctttttcgccttcaCGACTCTCCCCTTGCCCTGGATCTACCCTCCCGAGATCAACCCGCTCCGTACCCGTACTATGGctgcctctgcctccacTTGCACCAACTGGATCTGCAACTTTGCCGTCGTCATGTTCACTCCTGTCTTCTCCTCTGCCAGTCCCTGGGGTATTTACCTCTTCTTTGCCCTGGTCAACTTCACCGCTATTCCTTTCGCCTGGTTTTTCTACTGTGAGACTGCTGGCCGTgcgctggaggagattgacatTATCTTTGCGAAGGCCCACGTGGAAGGCAAATGGGCTTACCAGATCGCCAACACCCTGCCCAAGCTCACCCCCGAACAGATGTCTCAGATGGCGACCGAGCTGGGCTTGGATGTGTCGAC